TGTCATCATCAGTAGGCAGTTTTTCTCTTCTGGTATGTTCTTTTTTGTAGATTGAAACATCTAGTTCAGTTACTTGCACTTCAAGTCCCAAACCAGTGAATCGATCGATCGTTGCTCTGAGTGTCTCTTCTGAGGGCTCAAATACTGACCAATGCCCTTGAATCCCCACACCGTCTATAGGTACTCCCGCGTCTTGAAGTCCACGGACCATTTTGTAGATTTTCTCTCTTTTGACTGGGTTGATGACTTCATAGTCGTTGTAAAACAACTGTACATCTGGATCTGCCTCACGGGCATATTCAAAGGCCCTGGCGATAAACTCCTCACCACAGATCTGGTACAACTTAGAATCTCTGTAAAACTCATCTGGATCGTCAGATATGGCCTCATTTACTACATCCCAGGCGTAGATTACATCTTTGTATCTTGTCACCACCTCAGTTATATGGCTCTTGAGCCTGGCCAGGAGCACCTCTTTGGATACTTCCTCACCGTTTTCGTCTACATAAAGCCAATCTGGAGCCTGGTTGTGCCAAACTAAAGCATGACCTCTCAGTCTCATCCCGTTGGCCTTAGCAAACTCGGCAATGGCGTCTGCATCCTTCCAGTTGTATTCATTTTCTTTTGGATGTATAGGGCCAGACTTCATGACATTTTCTGGCGTCATACTATTGAAATTCTTTTTGATCAACTCGGCTTGTTCCCCTTTAATCGCATAAGGAGACACAGCGACTCCCATCGGGAAATAATCCTGATAGTAGGTCTTTAGCCCTTTATCTTCCCTGACATCTGAGTCCTCCTGGGTCTGCTTCTTCTGCTCACAAGCCATCGCTCCCACCAAAATTAAGAGGACCAACCAGCTACTTTTTGCTTTCATCATCATATGTAATTTATCTACTATTATACCCCGCTAAAGGCGCTAAAACCTCCATCCACTGGCAATACTACACCAGTAATGAAGCTCGCTTGCTCAGAACATAGAAACTGAGCCGCCCCGTTGAGCTCATCGATCTCACCAAATCGCCCCATCGGCGTTTTGGCAATTACCTTTTCGCTTCGTTCGGTCAGACTGCCATCTTCGTTCAACAGTAACTTACGGTTTTGATCTCCGATGAAAAAGCCTGGCGCTATAGCATTGACCCTGACTTTGTCTCCAAATCGCTGAGCCATTTCGGATGCCATCCATTGCGTAAATGAATTTACCCCCGTCTTGGCTACCGAATACCCCATCACCCTGGTAATGGCCGTATATGTCGCCATAGAGGATATATTGATGATAGATCCAGCTCCGTTTTTAGCAATGGCCTCACCAAAAATCAGGGAAGGATATATCGCTCCTTTCAAATTGATATCAATGGCCTGATTCAAAGCCTCGTGGTTAAGATCAAAAACCTCTTGCCCATTGCTTTGAGTTGCTCCAGCCACATTGCCCCCTGCCGCATTGATCAGCACATCGATCTGACCAAAGGTATCAATAATCAGCTTCTTCGCGCTTTTTAGCCCATCTGAATCCAATACGTCGCATGCAATCCCCAGGGCATTAGCCCCCAGCTCCTCTACAGCGGAAACAGCTTCATCAATTTTCTCCTTGTTGCGACCTATGAGTACCAGTTTGGAACCATGCCGGGCAAAATGCCTCGCCATACTGCCTCCCAATACACCAGAGCCACCAGTTACTATTACAACTTTGTTTTCTACACTAAAATCTCCCATTGATTTTTCTAATTCTATGTTGGTTAGGTCAAAAGTAATTTGCCCAATTGACTTTCCTGTAAAAATATTTTCTAGCTATTTGGACAATTTCTATTGAAAGAAGATCAGTACAAGGCTGATTTCTGATTGCCGGTCTAAAAATATATTCTATAAAGTCTAAAGATTCGTAGCATTCCGAACAACCATTCAAAATACCAGTCAAATCACCTTTTATTAAATGTTTCTCGACAAAGAAAGCATTTATTTTAAACCAACGCAACCGATTGCGTTACTAATGTTTATATTTATCCCCAGAAACATGATAATGGACTTTGTTAAAAGATAATATGATTAAGAATTACTGGACTAAACACCTATTGACCACTAGCCTGACTGTTTTTACCTTGCTCTTTTACTTACCTAGTCATTCACAGATCATCCAATGGGATAACTGCGGAAAATTTTTGGGTAATATCTCTCAGGGGAGCAACAATAGCGACTGGACCCAATATTGGAACCAGGTAACTCCCGAAAATGGCGGAAAATGGGGATCGGTAGAGAGAGAACGGGATGTGATGAATTGGACAGACCTTGATAAAGCCTATAAATTGGCGAAAGACAATGGGCTTCTCTTCAAACAGCACGTATTTGCATGGGGCAATCAACAGCCTTCCTGGATCGAGACCCTCACAGAAGAAGAACAACTGGCAGAGATAGAAGAATGGATCATGGCATACTGTGAGCGATATCCTGATACGGATTTTATTGAAGTAGTCAATGAACCAATCAATGACCCTCCATTTGGCTCGACTAATGGAAACTACGCCAATGCCCTCGGCGGTCGTGGAGATACTGGATATGACTGGATCATCAAAGCCTTCGAGCTCGCCAAAGAACATTGCCCGAATGCTGCACTCATGATCAATGAATACAATCTTCTGAATAGCGAAAATAATCGATACGATTATTCGAAGATCATAGGTCTGTTGACAGAAAGAGAGTTGATCGATGCGGTAGGTGCTCAGGGGCATGCCTTTACGGTCAAAGATATGACAGCAGAAGATATGACCACTGCCATCAATGACCTGGCTAAGCATGGTCTCCCTGTTTACATCACAGAACTAGACATAGACGGCCCGGGTGAAAATACCCAGCTTGAAAAATACAAGGAGATTTTTCCGGCCATATGGGAGCATCCATCAGTAGCAGGAGTCACTCTATGGGGCTATAGACAGGGCACTATGTGGCGTGAAGATGCCTACATCATGAATAGCAATGGAACAGAAAGATCCGCTCTAACATGGCTCAAGGACTACATTACCCCTTACAACTCCGTTTGTGAAGGGTATGACCCTCCATTAAACACCGGTTTCAACACCAAGGCTACCCTGATCTACCCTAACCCTATCAGCAATGGCTCACTACATGTCCAGTCTGATAAAGCAATTGAGAAATTGACCATTAGGAATATCAGCGGGCAAAAAATGTTAGAATATCGTCCTCACCAATTAACACAGAAAATAGAACTAGAAATAGATCTACCCGCAGGACTTTATTTGGTAAAAATTGAAGGCCCGTCTCTTTCGGAAGAAAGAAGATTGGTTATAAAATAACACCATTTGATACAGCCACCTCTGCCCAGAGGTGGCATACCTACCCCCCCTAACCCAGTGACCTATTACTATTAGGTGATTGATCCATTTCAAAAACACAGCAAAAGATGAAACGAATATTCTATTTTGGGCTTGCCCTTATTACCTCATTATTTTCCTGTCAGGAAGATATAAAACAACCTGACCGAAGTGACCCAGGGGTCAACATCAACTTAATCCCGTCGACTACCTTTCAAACCATCTCTGGATTTGGAGGAGCCAATCAAATGTGGGGCTCCACTTTCCCCAACAACGAAGAAATCGATAAAGCTTTTGGGTCTGGTGATGAGGATCTGGGCCTTAGTATTTTCAGAGTACGAATAGCTTCCAATCCAAACGAATGGCCCTTGATCATAGATGTAGCCAAGCGTGCGCAAGGTCATGGAGCTAAGATTTTAGCCTCACCATGGTCACCTCCCCCAGCCCTCAAAAGCAACAACAGCGATATTAGTGGCCATCTATTAGAAGAAAACTATGGTGCCTATGTTTCCCACCTCAATGATTTCATTTCTTTGATGGAATCCAATGGAGTGGATATTTATGCCATTTCGATTCAAAATGAACCCGATATTGAAGTGAGTTATGAATCATGTGATTGGACTTCCAGTGAAATCTTAAATTTCATTAAAAATTACGGAGACAAAATAGTGGGAGCTAAAGTAACCAGTGCAGAATCCTTCAATTTCAATCACGCCTATACCGACATGCTATTGAATGATGAAGCTGCGCTCAACAATTTTGATATCATAGCTGGCCATATCTATGGTGGAGGTCAGGAAGCCTACCCCTTAGCAGAAAGTAAAGAAAAGGAGATCTGGATGACAGAATACCTGATGAATCTCAATGTTGGGGATTGGCAAGCCGCAGAAGATGGGACTAAATGGAATGAAACCATGGAAATGCTAGGCACAATGCAAACCGCCATGAACAACAATTGGAATGCTTATATCTGGTGGTACTTGAAGCGCTACTACTCATTCATTGGTGATGGCGATGAGGGAACGGTCAATGGAGAAATTCTAAAAAGAGGTTATGCCTACTCACATTTCTCTAAATTCATCAAACCCGGCTATCAAAGAATAGATCTGGAAACGAGTAGTTCTATTGACGCGACGATTACTGCCTATCAGGGAGAAGGTCATTTGGTGGCCATTATCCTAAATGACACCAATGCAACAATCAAAGTGAACCTATCGGCAGCTGAAAGAGATATAAACAAAGCATATACCTTTCTGACCAATATCTCGGTGAATAGAGGATACAGCGAATTGGAAATTACGGAAGGTAAAGCTGAGCTTTCAATATCACCTAACAGTGTCTATACGGTCATTCTGGAGTAGGTCTTAATTGCATCCACACAACTTTGGCGAGTAGATTGAATAACTTCAGTTTGCTCGCCATTTTTCTTTCCTCTGTTTGCTCATTCCCACTGCAGTGAGTAATTATTTCAAACAACGGCTTTAACCCCCATTGGAATCAGAATGTTGATCTGTCCCTATTCCTAGAAGAAAGATCAAAACTGCTTTATGCATTAGCAAAAGCCGGAATTAACAGTGAGATAAAGCCAATAGAAGCTAACTCACGAGTGTTACACCGCACAAGGCAGGATTGTAATTCATTTTTCGGAGACTACTTCATTTCAGAATGAGATACACCAGCACAAAAAAACCGTCCACTAAGTGGACGGCTTTATATAAGCATGATATATGCAACTAATTACTATTCACAACTATCAAATTCTTCTATCACAAGTTTGTCCAGATAGAATGTTTGAGCAGTAGACCCAAAATCCAATACCACTTGGTGATCTCCTGTGGATGTAGCTGCAGCAGTAAAGACATAAGAATAATAAGTCCATTCCTCCGCGACGGTAATCTCAGGCGTATAGAAGAAGTCATCGGACTGACCACTAGCCCATCTTGATACAGATGCTCTAATGACACCATCTGGTCCTGCAGCTTTAGCCCAAAAACTCAATTTGTAATCTTGACCTTCTGTTAATGCGACAGCATCAGCAGCCACCTGAATATCCCAGTGGTTTCCTCCTGTTCCGGTAGCCATCAAGGAACTTGTTCCCTCATAGGCCTCAGCAGTAGTAACTTCTACTGTACCATTTAACATACTCCAGTTATTGAAACCATCCTCAAAATCTCCATTGGCATACAGACTTGTAGGATCATATTCTTTCAGACTTACTTCATCGATATAGAAAGTCTGTGTTGTAGATCCAAAATCCATTACTACTTGATGCACGCCAGTGGAAGTAGCTGCAGCTTCGAACACAAATGAGTAGTAAGTCCAATCCTCTGCAACCGTAAATTCTGGCGTATAGAAGAAGTCATCAGACTGTCCACTTGCCCATCTAGATACTGAAGCTCTCATCACACCATCTGCACCACCAGCTTTGGCCCAGAATCCCAATTCGTACATGGTACCGATATCCAATGTAGGTGCTACATCTGGGTTAACTGCTACCTGAACATCCCAGTGATTACCTCCCGTACCAACAGCTTTAAGCGACTGTGCTCCACAATAAGCATCTTCAGCCGAAGCTTCTACTGATCCATTCAGGATATCCCAATCAGTTAATCCATCTTCGAATCCAGAATTTGTCAGCAACTCAATAGCTCCAGCCTCACCAACGACACCAGGCACCAAACCAATGTGATCGATTGCAAATGGAACACTACCTGCACCCATATCTAGCACTACTCTATGCGTTGGTAGATCTTTACCTACCGTAAATGTCCAGGTATATTGTTGCCATGCATTAGCAGCTATCTCTTGATCTGCTCCATAGAAATAATCAGCTCCAGCGCCATCGTATTGTGATGCGGACACACGCATGAAAGCACCTGCATTATCCGCTTTGGCCCACATAACGATCGTATATTCCGCTCCCATTGTCAAAGGCACTCCGGTACTGGCCATCTGCGTACTCCAGGGATTCGCTCCTGTTGGTGCTACATGAATAGAACGAGTACCGCCATAACCATTTAGCAACTCAGTAATGACATCTCCGTTGTTTAATTGTTCCCAATCTGTGAACTCATCTCCTTCACCAGCTTCTAGGTCAGAATTGGCAAGTAAGTTTTCCATTGCATAGAAAGCAGTAGGAGTCACATCAGTACCATAATCAGTGGTAACTTCTATTTCAATTGCCCCACTAGTATTCACACCATTTGGCACGGTTACAACTAGTTCTGTATCTGATACCGAAACGATTGTAGCTGGCACACCATCTATCGCAACGATTGTATTGTTATCCAGACTGGTACCAGTTATAGTCACATCCTCTCCCACTGGCACGAATGGAGTAAACGGCCCAATCACTGGAGTAGGTTTCAACAATACTTCCACTTCTTGAGTTTCACGTCGAGCTCCTTTCATGGCCAATGTAATAGTAGCCATACCTACCGGATAAGTATCTGGAACGGTAAAAGTAATTGTGTTTTCTTCTAAAGTATAATCCAATTGTTCATTGCCCAGGAACAAGAATTGCACTTGATCAAAACCCTCTCCTGTCAAAGAGATATCCTCTCCCTGATACAATGAGGTAACACTCACATCCGTGATATTCACAGGATCTACTAAATCCTCCTGGCAACTGGCCACTGATAATAGAACAGCCAGCACCATCAATCCATATATGTATTTTAAGATATTTTTCATTTCTTGCTTATTTAAAAATGATTACCACTGAGGATTTTGCTGTACACCTGTTTGATCTACAAAATTCTGTGGCAAAGGCCAACGAACATGTCTTGGCTGGATGTTAGGCGCTGCACTTGGATTGTGCATTTTCACTCTTTCTTCCAAAATCCCTAATCGCTTCAAGAAAGCCCATCTATGCCCCTCATGGCCAAGCTCTCTTGCATGTTCCTCTATAATCGTTTCTAAATCTATAGAAGAGAAGTTATTACTCGTATTGCCATAGGCTCTCTCTCTAATTGCATTCAACAACTCCAGGGCTCTGGCTTCATTGCCATTTCTCCAATGCGCCTCAGCTCCCAGGATATAAGCCATTGACAGTCTGTAAACGATGATGTTTCTAAACCCTTGCGCTTCATCTGCCAATCTACCGTAAGTACCATCTTCCCAGGTTTTCGTAGTGGTAGGCTCCAGATATCTTGCTTCCCTATCGTTTGAGGCCCAAGACTGGAAGTAGAGAGAATCAACCGTCAAAAGATCTCCTTCTGACAAATACTCTGCTCCTGGCAATGAAGTATCCAGGTTGGATATATCGTCAATTGTCCAAGCAAACTTGTGCCAAGCGCTGATACGACCATCTGCTTCATCACTCAAATCGCCATCTGCATCACTATCAAATAGATCCCAGTAGTATTCGGAAGGAGACAGTCTGGCCCATGGTCTTCCTCCTTGACCTAATGTCCTACCCACACCCGGTACTCTATCATAAAGTGGCACATACATCTGAACAGTACGCTGTGGTCTATCCTGATTGTTTTCACTAAAAATCCAGGAGAAGATGATCTCTTCATTATTCTCTTCACCACCTTTTCCGCCATCAAGTCCAAAAATACCATCCAATGGCTGTAACTGTGCGCCTTGCGCAATCACATCTTCTGCGGCCTGGGCTGCTTCGGCATAGTTACCCAACCATAGATTGGCTTTCATGATCAACAAATACGCCATATCCTTTGAAGGAACACCCACGTTGGCATTTTCAAGCCTTGTTCTCAAATAAGGAACTGCGGCCTCTGCATCACTGATGACTTGCTCAAGAACTGCCGTTTGATCATTTAAATCAAAATCATATTTGATGCTGTCTACGTGCTCAGCCAAGTCAGGAAAAACCACATTGTCCCATCTCTCAGCCATTTCTAGATATGCATTAGCACGAAGACAATAAGCCTGACCGATGTAGTCATTTTTCTTTCGTTCCTCGTCCTCATTTTTAGGTACTAAATTCTCACCAAAGGAGGTAATGGCATCCACCGCACTAATGGATTGGTTCAAGCCACTAAAAATATTATTTACTTGAGCACTGGATGCATCAAAGGCATTTACATACTCCATCATTCCACGCATACCATCATTACCTACATCTTGCATGTGAGTACCTGACTGTACGATATCCGTACCGCACTGCTTGTAAAGCGAAATTTCATTGTTCTCATGCAGTGATCTTGCTCTTTCATACACGCCGAACAAGGTCGTCTGCATACCATTCAAACCTGCCAAAGCTTGATCACTTGGCAGTGAATCTCTTTCTGTTAGTTCTATTATATCATCCTCACAGCCCACTGATATGAGCAGCAAAGAGAATACTGCGACTATATATTTTATACTTTTCATAATCAATCTCTTTTAAAAAGTTAATGATGCTCCAAATCTGAAGTTTCTAACTATAGGATATTGCCCTCTACCCGTTTCTGGAGAATAGGCATTTTTCATTTTAGTGAAGTATTTGAGGTTGTTACCTCTTGCGAATACTGACACAGCCTTGATCGGAGTGTTTTCTAAAAATTTAGAAGGAAGGTTGTAGGACAAAGACACGTTTCTCAAAGAAATATAGGAAGCATCTTCAGTCTTAATCGCATCACCTCTAACTCCAGTCCAATCGGATGACCCCACTCTCGGATACTCCGTACTAGGGTTATCTTCTGTCCAATAATTAATGGCCAATTGATTTCCTCTACCGGTATACCCTCCGTAAAAGTTGTTTACAACAGTGATTCCCTTCGCATATTCCAACAATACCGAAAGCTCAAAGCCTTTGTAAGAAATGGTGTTGGTCAAACCGCCATACCAATCTGGTGTAGAATTCCCCAAAAACACTCTATCATCTCCTGGGGTGATTTGGCCATCATTGTTCACATCACGGAATTTGGCATCTCCTGGCACTTGATTGTATACCAAGGCTTCATCTGCCTCGTCGGCTTGCCATACCCCTATGTATTCATAGTTGTATATCTCATTGATATTTTGCCCAATGAACCAGCCATTCGCTTCATCATCAATCGGTTCACCATTTGGACCTGTACGGTTCAACTTCACAATTTCATTCTGATTAGTGGCCCAGTTGGCAGCAATATTCCATCTGAGATCCGATCCATCGATCACATCCGCACTCAATGCTACATCGATCCCTTGATTTCTAGTTTCACCGATATTGGCTATGTAGCTGTCGTATCCATTGGTATTGGGAATCAATTGTGGCAAAAGAAGATCAGTCGTATTGGTTTGGTAAGCATCTACCGTCGCGGTAATTCTGTCATTCAAGAACCCGAGATCCACACCAATATTCAATTGCTTACTGGTTTCCCATTTCAGATACTCATTACCCAAAGTTCCAATCTGATAACCTGCTATATCTCTAAGCACATCTGGAGTAGAAGGATCATTGTCATCATCTACTGGCACCTCGGTTGTCACATTTACATTAGGTCTGGAATAGTATCTATATGTACCAATTCGGTCATTCCCTAGTGTACCGTAACTTGCTCTTATTTTCAGCATATTCATGAAATCGAATCCCCAGAAGTTCTCGTTGTGCACATTCCATGCTGCTGAATAGGATGGGAAATACCCATATTTATTGTCTCCAGTATATTTAGAAGACCCATCTCTTCTCATGGTCAGAGTAACGACATACTTATCGTTGTAGTCATATCCTATCCTACCTACTGTATAAACACGTCCCCACTCGTCTGTATCCCAGCTGAATCTTTGATCTGCAGAAGCAGATACGTCAATCGCATGATACCCTAACAAATCAGTACCCATTTTATCTGCGAAAGCATCATACTGCTCCCATTCATTCTTCTGAAAACCATATACCAGAGTGGCATTGATTCCATGCTTACCGAAAACCTTTTTGTAAGTAAGGATGTTATCTAACAAGTAGTTAGTTGAAGTTTGCTCCTGGATACGAGCAGTATTAGGATCACCATCCCCATAATTACTAGAAGTAAATCTTCCGTAAAACTGGTTTCTCTGCTCTGCAAACGTATTAAGTGTATAAGACAGACCGTCGATTATTTTGATCTCAATGTATGGGTTCACATAGGTTCTATTGACGTATCGATCTACAACAGATTCATTGTACCTGTGGAAGGGGTTGACTTGAAACTTATCATCTCTGACATATTTCACATAGTTACCCTCATCATCATAAATATCACCAAGTGGCGTATTGTCCAGAATCGGAACAAATGCAGCGAATGATCCACCGAAATCCTCAATTGTGTTGGAAGTCTCATCTGCATCACTTCTGGTCAACTGTACTCTGGTACCTATCGTTAGCCAATCATAAGCTTTATAGTCAGTGTTAATTCTTAAAGAATAACGATTGTAGTCAGAGTTCTGTACAATCCCTTTTTCTCTATAAACATCACCATTCAAGTAATAACGTAGCTTTTCTGAACCACCCGAAACACTAACACCTGCCTGGTACACTTCACCAGTTTGCAAGATCTCATCTTGCCAATCTGTAAAATCACCATTCACATAGTTTTCTATTTCATTAGGATCCAAAACACCATTAATAGTAGTACCCTGGCCAGAATCAAACAAGTATTGAACATACTCGTCTCCATCCATCAGGTTCAACCTTGTGTTGATATCGTTGATACCCGCTGAAGCATTCACCTTGATAGTCGGCTTACCAGCACTACCATTCTTTGTGGTGATCAAAATTACCCCATTGGCTGCACTGGAACCATATATTGCACCAGCGCCTGCATCCTTAATTACGTTGATAGATTCTATGTCATCAGGGTTCAACTCGTTCAAGTTACCACCTGGAAGAGGTACACCATCTATTACAATAATTGGCTGATTCGCCTCCTGAATGTTGTCAGAACCCTCACCCAAAGAATTGATCCCTCTAATGGTAAATGACACGCCAGAGCCCGGCTGACCACTGGTTCTCTGTACTCGCACACCCGCTACCTGACCTCTTAGGGATTCTACCACGTTAGGTACTGGCACTTTGTTGATGGCCTCTACATCCACAGTAGAGATAGAACCTGTCACGTTCGAACGCTCCATGGTACCATAACCAACTACTACCACTTCCTCTAAGGATTGTACATCCAATGGAAGACCCACATCGATCGAACTGCGACCGGCTACAGCTACTTCCTGCTTGGCATATCCAATAAAACTGAAGATTAATGTCGCATCAACAGGTACGTTGATACTG
This is a stretch of genomic DNA from Reichenbachiella ulvae. It encodes these proteins:
- a CDS encoding endo-1,4-beta-xylanase; the protein is MKAKSSWLVLLILVGAMACEQKKQTQEDSDVREDKGLKTYYQDYFPMGVAVSPYAIKGEQAELIKKNFNSMTPENVMKSGPIHPKENEYNWKDADAIAEFAKANGMRLRGHALVWHNQAPDWLYVDENGEEVSKEVLLARLKSHITEVVTRYKDVIYAWDVVNEAISDDPDEFYRDSKLYQICGEEFIARAFEYAREADPDVQLFYNDYEVINPVKREKIYKMVRGLQDAGVPIDGVGIQGHWSVFEPSEETLRATIDRFTGLGLEVQVTELDVSIYKKEHTRREKLPTDDDTFTDELKKKQIEQYDMIFKVFRENKEKLSSVTFWNVSDQYSWLDHFPVPDRKDYPLLFGEDNQPKEVYWTVVDF
- a CDS encoding SDR family oxidoreductase, whose protein sequence is MGDFSVENKVVIVTGGSGVLGGSMARHFARHGSKLVLIGRNKEKIDEAVSAVEELGANALGIACDVLDSDGLKSAKKLIIDTFGQIDVLINAAGGNVAGATQSNGQEVFDLNHEALNQAIDINLKGAIYPSLIFGEAIAKNGAGSIINISSMATYTAITRVMGYSVAKTGVNSFTQWMASEMAQRFGDKVRVNAIAPGFFIGDQNRKLLLNEDGSLTERSEKVIAKTPMGRFGEIDELNGAAQFLCSEQASFITGVVLPVDGGFSAFSGV
- a CDS encoding endo-1,4-beta-xylanase; translation: MIKNYWTKHLLTTSLTVFTLLFYLPSHSQIIQWDNCGKFLGNISQGSNNSDWTQYWNQVTPENGGKWGSVERERDVMNWTDLDKAYKLAKDNGLLFKQHVFAWGNQQPSWIETLTEEEQLAEIEEWIMAYCERYPDTDFIEVVNEPINDPPFGSTNGNYANALGGRGDTGYDWIIKAFELAKEHCPNAALMINEYNLLNSENNRYDYSKIIGLLTERELIDAVGAQGHAFTVKDMTAEDMTTAINDLAKHGLPVYITELDIDGPGENTQLEKYKEIFPAIWEHPSVAGVTLWGYRQGTMWREDAYIMNSNGTERSALTWLKDYITPYNSVCEGYDPPLNTGFNTKATLIYPNPISNGSLHVQSDKAIEKLTIRNISGQKMLEYRPHQLTQKIELEIDLPAGLYLVKIEGPSLSEERRLVIK
- a CDS encoding carbohydrate binding domain-containing protein; translated protein: MKNILKYIYGLMVLAVLLSVASCQEDLVDPVNITDVSVTSLYQGEDISLTGEGFDQVQFLFLGNEQLDYTLEENTITFTVPDTYPVGMATITLAMKGARRETQEVEVLLKPTPVIGPFTPFVPVGEDVTITGTSLDNNTIVAIDGVPATIVSVSDTELVVTVPNGVNTSGAIEIEVTTDYGTDVTPTAFYAMENLLANSDLEAGEGDEFTDWEQLNNGDVITELLNGYGGTRSIHVAPTGANPWSTQMASTGVPLTMGAEYTIVMWAKADNAGAFMRVSASQYDGAGADYFYGADQEIAANAWQQYTWTFTVGKDLPTHRVVLDMGAGSVPFAIDHIGLVPGVVGEAGAIELLTNSGFEDGLTDWDILNGSVEASAEDAYCGAQSLKAVGTGGNHWDVQVAVNPDVAPTLDIGTMYELGFWAKAGGADGVMRASVSRWASGQSDDFFYTPEFTVAEDWTYYSFVFEAAATSTGVHQVVMDFGSTTQTFYIDEVSLKEYDPTSLYANGDFEDGFNNWSMLNGTVEVTTAEAYEGTSSLMATGTGGNHWDIQVAADAVALTEGQDYKLSFWAKAAGPDGVIRASVSRWASGQSDDFFYTPEITVAEEWTYYSYVFTAAATSTGDHQVVLDFGSTAQTFYLDKLVIEEFDSCE
- a CDS encoding RagB/SusD family nutrient uptake outer membrane protein codes for the protein MKSIKYIVAVFSLLLISVGCEDDIIELTERDSLPSDQALAGLNGMQTTLFGVYERARSLHENNEISLYKQCGTDIVQSGTHMQDVGNDGMRGMMEYVNAFDASSAQVNNIFSGLNQSISAVDAITSFGENLVPKNEDEERKKNDYIGQAYCLRANAYLEMAERWDNVVFPDLAEHVDSIKYDFDLNDQTAVLEQVISDAEAAVPYLRTRLENANVGVPSKDMAYLLIMKANLWLGNYAEAAQAAEDVIAQGAQLQPLDGIFGLDGGKGGEENNEEIIFSWIFSENNQDRPQRTVQMYVPLYDRVPGVGRTLGQGGRPWARLSPSEYYWDLFDSDADGDLSDEADGRISAWHKFAWTIDDISNLDTSLPGAEYLSEGDLLTVDSLYFQSWASNDREARYLEPTTTKTWEDGTYGRLADEAQGFRNIIVYRLSMAYILGAEAHWRNGNEARALELLNAIRERAYGNTSNNFSSIDLETIIEEHARELGHEGHRWAFLKRLGILEERVKMHNPSAAPNIQPRHVRWPLPQNFVDQTGVQQNPQW
- a CDS encoding SusC/RagA family TonB-linked outer membrane protein, with the protein product MITRLSNYSYRLLKYYAISCLLVFGSLSALAQEAKVSGKVTDGSNGDPLPGVSVLIKGTTSGVVTNFDGEYSINVPVDATLIFSFIGYAKQEVAVAGRSSIDVGLPLDVQSLEEVVVVGYGTMERSNVTGSISTVDVEAINKVPVPNVVESLRGQVAGVRVQRTSGQPGSGVSFTIRGINSLGEGSDNIQEANQPIIVIDGVPLPGGNLNELNPDDIESINVIKDAGAGAIYGSSAANGVILITTKNGSAGKPTIKVNASAGINDINTRLNLMDGDEYVQYLFDSGQGTTINGVLDPNEIENYVNGDFTDWQDEILQTGEVYQAGVSVSGGSEKLRYYLNGDVYREKGIVQNSDYNRYSLRINTDYKAYDWLTIGTRVQLTRSDADETSNTIEDFGGSFAAFVPILDNTPLGDIYDDEGNYVKYVRDDKFQVNPFHRYNESVVDRYVNRTYVNPYIEIKIIDGLSYTLNTFAEQRNQFYGRFTSSNYGDGDPNTARIQEQTSTNYLLDNILTYKKVFGKHGINATLVYGFQKNEWEQYDAFADKMGTDLLGYHAIDVSASADQRFSWDTDEWGRVYTVGRIGYDYNDKYVVTLTMRRDGSSKYTGDNKYGYFPSYSAAWNVHNENFWGFDFMNMLKIRASYGTLGNDRIGTYRYYSRPNVNVTTEVPVDDDNDPSTPDVLRDIAGYQIGTLGNEYLKWETSKQLNIGVDLGFLNDRITATVDAYQTNTTDLLLPQLIPNTNGYDSYIANIGETRNQGIDVALSADVIDGSDLRWNIAANWATNQNEIVKLNRTGPNGEPIDDEANGWFIGQNINEIYNYEYIGVWQADEADEALVYNQVPGDAKFRDVNNDGQITPGDDRVFLGNSTPDWYGGLTNTISYKGFELSVLLEYAKGITVVNNFYGGYTGRGNQLAINYWTEDNPSTEYPRVGSSDWTGVRGDAIKTEDASYISLRNVSLSYNLPSKFLENTPIKAVSVFARGNNLKYFTKMKNAYSPETGRGQYPIVRNFRFGASLTF